One window of the Pararge aegeria chromosome 22, ilParAegt1.1, whole genome shotgun sequence genome contains the following:
- the LOC120633919 gene encoding pseudouridine-5'-phosphatase-like yields the protein MSNYKKVTHVLFDMDGLILNTEDLYTVAFQNIVSRYGKDYTFDLKQKLMGSQGHETANFIVRALELPITPDEFITETKEQFEALFPDAALMPGARRLIEHLHRKEIPIGLATSSSEESYHLKVDKHHQELFALFPYKTFGSSDPNVKRGKPHPDIFLVAAEKFPDNPKPEQCLVFEDAVNGVKAARAAGMQVVMVPDPRVDKSLTEEATVVLKSLTDFEPKLFGLPPFED from the exons ATACAGAAGATTTATACACTGTGGCCTTCCAAAATATTGTTTCACGATATGGCAAAGACTACACGTTTGATTTGAAACAGAAGCTCATGGGCAGTCAGGGACATGAAACGGCGAATTTCATTGTAAGGGCTCTAGAACTACCAATCACACCAGATGAATTTATAACGGAGACTAAAGAGCAGTTTGAAGCTTTGTTTCCTGATGCTGCATTAATGCCAG gTGCAAGAAGACTTATAGAGCATTTACATAGAAAAGAAATACCAATAGGGCTAGCCACAAGTTCGAGTGAGGAGAGTTACCATTTGAAAGTAGATAAACACCATCAAGAATTATTTGCTTTATTCCCCTATAAAACATTTGGTTCTTCGGATCCCAATGTAAAAAGAGGAAAGCCGCATCCAGATATATTTTTGGTTGCTGCTGAAAAATTCCCAGATAATCCAAAACCTGAACAG TGCTTAGTTTTTGAAGATGCTGTGAATGGTGTAAAGGCTGCGAGAGCGGCGGGCATGCAAGTTGTCATGGTACCCGATCCAAGAGTCGACAAAAGTTTAACTGAAGAAGCAACAGTTGTCTTAAAGAGCTTAACAGATTTTGAACCAAAACTCTTTGGTTTACCTCCGTTTGAAGATTGA